A region of the Egicoccus sp. AB-alg2 genome:
GGCGATGCTCCTGTGCTCGAAGACTGGTGGGACACCGGCCACAGCGATGGGCGGGCGTCCGGAGTCGGCAGTGTATCGACGCGCGACGCCGACGGGCCGAGGCCCTGACCGTACCCTGCGCCGTCCCCGAGCCCTCGGAGCATGGATCCGGTGCGTCGAACCTGTCTGCCGCTCGTCGTCACCGGTGCGCTGTTGCTTCCGGCGTCCCCCGCCCTGGGTCATGCGGAATTGATCCCCTATCAGCTGCCGCCCGGCACGACCTCCGACATCGCGATCGTGCTGAGCCACGGATGTGGGGACGACGACGAGTGGCTGTCGTCGGAGCCGCAGGACGACCCACCGACGACGGGCGTGACGCTGCAGGTACCACCCGGGGTCCAGGCCGCGCCCTACGCGATCGAGGGTTGGCAGGTGACCGTCGATGGCGACGACCAGCGCATCGAGACCATCCGGTGGGAGCTCGAGGACCCGGCCGGCACCACCGAGACGGTCGCCCTGCCGTTCTCCGTCACCCTTCCCGACGGTCCCAGCGGCACGCAACTGTGGCTGCCCATCGTGCAGGACTGCGTGGGCGGCGAACAGCTGTCGTGGACCGAGGAGGGCGAGATCCGCGGCGGCGACGCCGTCCCCGCCCTGCGGCTGTTCCTGAACGAGAACTCGGCGCCGAGCGACCTGTCGAACCTGGTCGAGATCGACCGTGAGCAGGGGTTGGTGACCGACCCGGTCGTGGAGTCGAACGTGCTCGGGCGTAGGCTGCCCGCGTTCGGGCTGGCGCTGGCCGGCCTCGGTGCACTCGTCGTCGCGGCGGTGCGCCGCCGGCGTCGGCTGCCGGCAGCCGGCTGAGACGCGGACCGGGGGTGGGCCGTCGCGGCCCACCCCCGGTGCGTGTTCGGGTCGATCCGTCGAGCGTCAGGCGACGTCGACGATGCGGCCCTCGACCTCCGTGCTGACCGGCGCGTCGAGGCCCTCGATGCGGTCGATCAGGTACGAGTCGAGCACCGGGCCGGCGTTGCCGTCGACCAGGACGTTCAGACCCTGGAACATGGTGAACCCGTCCCCACCGCCGAGGGTGAAGTCGTTGGTCGCCATGACGTAGGTCCGCGACGGGTCCAGCGGCGCACCGTTGATGGTCACCGTCTGCACCCGAGCGC
Encoded here:
- a CDS encoding DUF1775 domain-containing protein, with product MRRTCLPLVVTGALLLPASPALGHAELIPYQLPPGTTSDIAIVLSHGCGDDDEWLSSEPQDDPPTTGVTLQVPPGVQAAPYAIEGWQVTVDGDDQRIETIRWELEDPAGTTETVALPFSVTLPDGPSGTQLWLPIVQDCVGGEQLSWTEEGEIRGGDAVPALRLFLNENSAPSDLSNLVEIDREQGLVTDPVVESNVLGRRLPAFGLALAGLGALVVAAVRRRRRLPAAG